CGGCCTGATGCGCGGCGGCGATGATTCGCTATTCGCGCATCTCGCGGCGGCGCTGGTGGAGACCGCGCACCCGAGCCAGTCGCTGGTGCGCCTCGAGCGGTACCTCGAGGCTGTCCCCGACCGCGCCGCCGTACTGGAGCGTTTCAGCAGCAGCCTCGCCTCCACGCGCCTGGCTGTCACGCTCTTCAGCCAGAGCCATTTCCTGACCGATATCGTATGCCGGGAGCCGGAGTTGCTGCCCTGGTTGTGTGACTCGGCGGAGCGTTCGCGGCCCCGCTCGCGCGACGACATGCTCGCCGACCTGCTGGCCTTCGAGGGGGTTCCGGAAGACTACGAGACGACGCTGCACGCCTTGCGTACATTCCGCCGCCGCGAAATCGCGCGCATCGCCATCCGCGACATCTTCGAGCACGCGTCCGTGCCGTCCTTGACGCTGGACCTGTCCAATCTGGCCGATGCCACGCTCGAGGTGGCGCTGCGCGCGTCGCAACACCATGCGTCGCGCCGGTTCGGGCAGCCGCGGTGCGTGGACGCGGCGGGCAGCGCGCGCGAGGCAAGCCTTGTCGTGCTGGGCATGGGCAAACTGGGCGGACGCGAGCTCAATTTCAGTTCCGATATCGATTTGCTCTTTCTGTATACGGACGAAGGCCAGACGACCGGCGACGGCGGGCGCGTCACGGCGAACGCGGACTATTTCCGCAAGGTGGGCGAGCTATTGATCAGGGCCGTGTCCGAGCAGACGGCGGGCGGCCAGCCTTTCCGCGTGGATATGCGGCTGCGTCCCTTCGGCGCGACGGGGCCGCTCGCAATCAGCCTGGAGGCGGCCATCGATTATTACACGACCTACGGCCGCGCATGGGAGCGGCAGGCGTTGATCAAGACGCGTTCCTGCGCGGGCGATATTGCGCTTGGCGACGCGTTTATCGAGCGCATGAGACCCTTTGTGTTCCCCCGTTTCTTTGACGACGAAACCCTCGACGACATCCGAGAGACGAAGCGCCAGGCGGAACTGCAGATCGAGCGGCGCGGCGAGACGGACCGGGAAGTGAAACTCGGGCGCGGCGGTATCCGCGACATAGAATTCACCGTCCAGATGCTGCAGCTGCTGAATGGCGGCGCATGGCCGGAATTGCGGACCACGAACACGCTTGAGGCCATTGAGGTGCTTGGACGCCGGCACTACCTGTCGCCATTCGAGGCGAACGCGCTTGCGAGCCATTACGCGTTCCTGCGCCGCGTCGAGCACCGGCTCCAGATAGAAGGCAGCCGTCAGCGCCACGCGCTGCCCGCGGAGCCGGAAGCGCTCGACGAGTTCGCGCGGCAACTGGGGTTTGTGGACGGCGCATCGTTCATGAACGTGTATCGCGATTACACGCAGGAAACGCGCGCGATTCTCGACCGCTTTCTGGCCGCGAAAGGTTCGGGCGACCTCTGGATCGGCGATCTCCTGAATCCGCGATCGGACGGCCACGTGGGCGCGCCTCGTTTGACCAAACTGGGATTCCGAGAACCCGAACGCGCGCGAAAAGCCCTGCTCGAACTATGTGTCGGGCCGCCCGACAACCCGCATACGCAGCATGTGCGCCAGGACTTTGCTGACGTTGCCCCGGGCCTAATCCGCGCGCTGGGCCGCGCCGCCGACCCCGATCGCACGCTGATGCGCCTCGCGACGCTCTTGCCGCGCGTTGCCACGCCCGGCGCCCTGTACCAGATTCTGAAGTCGAAGAGGGAACTCAGCGAATACCTCGTGCAACTGGTTTCGAACAGCGAGTATTTGATGACCATCCTCGTGCGCGACCCCGGACTTTTCGACCTGCTCGGCACCGGCGAGGCGCTCGATACGCCGGCCACGCGCCGGGAACTGCGCGAGGAACTGCGCTTCCTCGCAAGCGGGTACGACAAGAGCGCCGCAATCTACCGGTTCCGTGACGGGGCGATGCTGCGCGTCGGCCTGCGCGAACTCGTGCGCGACATCGCGCTGGCGCAGGTCGGCGATGAATTGACGCTCATTGCGGAAACCGTGCTGGAACATGCCCTCGCTGACGCGCGCCGGAAAGCCGCGGAAAGGTATGGCGCAACGGATACGCCGTTCGCCGTGCTCGGACTCGGCAAGCTGGGTGGTTGGGAGATGGGCTACGGCAGCGACCTCGACCTCATCTTCGTCTATGACAGCGACGGCGGCGGGCCGGGCGGCATGTCGGCGCAGGAGTATTTTTCCGCCGTGGCCGCGTACACCATCAACCGGCTCACCGACCACACCCGTTACGGGGTCCTGTATGACATCGACGCGCGGCTGCGGCCCGACGGCAACAAGGGAATGCTCGCCGTGGGACACCGCCGCCTGGACGAGTACTATCTTGACGAGGCGCAGTCGTGGGAGCGGCTCGCGCTGATGAAAGCGCGCGCGGTCGCGGGCGACCTGCGTTTTGGCCTGCACGTGGAGCGGCAGGTGAAGGACCTTTCGTTCTCGCTGCCGCTCAGTTCGGATACGCTTGCGCGCATCGAAACGCTGCGTTCGAAGCTGGCCGAGCAGTCCACGCCGCTCGATCTCAAGCGCAGCCCGGGCGGCATTAATGAGATCGAGTTCATCACGAGGCTCTGGCAACTGCGGTATGTTCACGAACTGCCGGAACTCAAGCGCGGCGACGTCTTCGGCGCGCTGGATATTCTCATGGAGAATGGTCTTGTGGACCCGCCGAAATGCGCGGCGCTCTACGACGCCTATGGCCAGTTGCGGCGCATTCTCAACCGCATCCGCATGATGCACGGAGGCCACGAAACGGATTTGCCCGCCGACCCGGAAAGCCGCCGCGAACTCGCGGCCCGCCTCGGCATCGTCACGCCCGACTTGGCGGCATACGTCGATGAACACAAGAAGCGGGTCCACGCGATCTACAACGAAACGCTTGAGCACGGCCCGGCAACGGCGTAAGGCCGCCGCAATGCCTGCAAGCCTCGGGGCGGCCCCTGCCTGCGGGTGGCATCCGCGCCCGCGAAACCCGCGGAGACAAGAACCGGTCTTACCCAGCGGGTATGGTTATCTGACAAACAGAGGGTGTTTGCCTCATGACGGTGGGATTCGCCGTTCTAGGCCTTTTCGTGAACAGTGTCGTGTCAGTGAACGCCGCGGCGGGGGACCGCCTCAATCTGCCCGATGGCTTCCTGCTCGTTGCCCATCGCGGCGGCGTGGTCACGGAGACGACTCCAGAAAACAGCTTTGCCGCGCTTGAAGAAGCGATCCGCCGGGGTTACACCCACGTTGAAGTGGACGTGCAATGCACCGCGGACGGATACCCTGTTTGCCTGCATGACCGCAGCCTCAAACGTGCTGCAGGCGTGGATGGGCTTATTGACAAGCTCACGCTCGCGGAGGTGCGCGACCGCGCGCCGGAAGAGAGGGTGCCCGGCTTCGACGCCTATTGTCAGCGGTGCGCGGGGCGTATCGGCCTGATGGTGGACATCAAGATGTGTCCGGAATCGTTGCGCGGCGTGTTTGCGGAACGGCTGCGCGGCAGTCTGGAGCGGCACGGGTTGTCGGGCAACACCTTGTTCATAGGCCGGTCCGAACTCCGGCCCTATTTGGAAGGCGGGGGTCTGATGAACTGGCGCGGCGGCGCGGCCGCGCTGGCGCTCGCGCAGGACATAGGCCGCAACTTCTTCGTGTTCCGCCATGCGCCCGACCTGGACCGGGAACGCGTCCGGGCGTATCAGGCGCGCGGACTCCAGGTCATTGTCAGCATCAACACCGCTCATTACCGGGGCCGGGATCCCTTGGCGTCCGGCGCTCGAGATGCAGCCGCCATGCTGGCCCTGGGAGTCGACGGGCTTCAAATCGACAGCGAATACGAGCCCGCGGTGAAAGCATTCTTCAAGGACAGACCCGCCGTGACGGACGACAGACACCCCGCCGCGCTGGCGGATGCCCGGCGCGACGAATAACGGAACCGAGTTTGGAGCCTCCTGCCGCTTCCCCGTGGCATGCCTTCGCGCCTGACACCAGCGCCCCGGATTTGCTACCCTTTTCCGGAGGCCGGTTGCGCCTTGGGAGATACGGGCATGTCAGGCTGGAAATTGTGGACTCCTGCTCTTCTGCTGGTCTTGGCGGCCTTGCCTGCCCAAACGGCGGCTTGGCTCAGCGCTTGTGAGTACGCGGACGCTCAGATTGTGGTCGCGGATAGCGCGGCGCCGTCCGAACAGTATGCCGCGCGTGAGTTCCAGAAGTATTGGGAACGCTGTACGGGGCACAGGCTGCCTGTCTCCCACGACGCGGCGCCGGGCGTCACGACGATCTGGATTGGCCGCGATGGGATGCGCCTCGTGGACCGCCTCAACCTCGACGGTCTGGGCGACGACGGATTCCACGTGCGTTCCGTTTCGCTGCATCAAGAACGGGACATGCAGTACCTGTCGTTCCGCCGCGAGACGCGTCTGCCGTTGCGTGCGCGGCACTTGCTGATTGCAGGCGGCCGGCAGCGCGGCACGCTATACGGCGTTTACCAGTTTTTCCATGATTGCTTTGGCGTGCGCTGGTTGACGCCTGAGACGACGCATATCCCACCGCCGCCGGACGAAATCCCCGAGCTCAACTGCCGTTTTGTGCCGCCCATTCCCTACCGCGACACGAATTACTGGGTGTTCACGCGCAACCCGGAATTTGCGGTGATTCACCGGCTCAATGGCAACAGCGTTTCCGCGATAGCCGGCGAGATGGGCGGATTCATCGGCTACGCAGGCGGATTCGGCCACACCTTCCACGACCTCGTGGACCCGGAAGTATATTTTGAAGAACATCCAGAGTATTTTTCGGAGACCGGCGGCGAGCGGACGAAGCGTTCGCAACTCTGCCTGACGAACCCCGAAGTCGTTCGCATCGCCACGGAAAGCGTGCGCGAACTGCTGCGCGCCAACCCGCCCAACCGCCGGATTGTGAGCGTCACGCAAATGGACTGGCCGTTCTGGTGCGAATGCGCGAACTGCGCGGCCGTGGACGCGCGGGAAGGCTCTCATGCGGGCACGGTTATCCAATTCGTGAACATGATCGCGGAAGCTGTCGCGGACGAGTTCCCTGACGCGATGATTGAC
The genomic region above belongs to Candidatus Hydrogenedentota bacterium and contains:
- the glnE gene encoding bifunctional [glutamate--ammonia ligase]-adenylyl-L-tyrosine phosphorylase/[glutamate--ammonia-ligase] adenylyltransferase, coding for MHPAFEHIVFADAPQAARFLDGLMRGGDDSLFAHLAAALVETAHPSQSLVRLERYLEAVPDRAAVLERFSSSLASTRLAVTLFSQSHFLTDIVCREPELLPWLCDSAERSRPRSRDDMLADLLAFEGVPEDYETTLHALRTFRRREIARIAIRDIFEHASVPSLTLDLSNLADATLEVALRASQHHASRRFGQPRCVDAAGSAREASLVVLGMGKLGGRELNFSSDIDLLFLYTDEGQTTGDGGRVTANADYFRKVGELLIRAVSEQTAGGQPFRVDMRLRPFGATGPLAISLEAAIDYYTTYGRAWERQALIKTRSCAGDIALGDAFIERMRPFVFPRFFDDETLDDIRETKRQAELQIERRGETDREVKLGRGGIRDIEFTVQMLQLLNGGAWPELRTTNTLEAIEVLGRRHYLSPFEANALASHYAFLRRVEHRLQIEGSRQRHALPAEPEALDEFARQLGFVDGASFMNVYRDYTQETRAILDRFLAAKGSGDLWIGDLLNPRSDGHVGAPRLTKLGFREPERARKALLELCVGPPDNPHTQHVRQDFADVAPGLIRALGRAADPDRTLMRLATLLPRVATPGALYQILKSKRELSEYLVQLVSNSEYLMTILVRDPGLFDLLGTGEALDTPATRRELREELRFLASGYDKSAAIYRFRDGAMLRVGLRELVRDIALAQVGDELTLIAETVLEHALADARRKAAERYGATDTPFAVLGLGKLGGWEMGYGSDLDLIFVYDSDGGGPGGMSAQEYFSAVAAYTINRLTDHTRYGVLYDIDARLRPDGNKGMLAVGHRRLDEYYLDEAQSWERLALMKARAVAGDLRFGLHVERQVKDLSFSLPLSSDTLARIETLRSKLAEQSTPLDLKRSPGGINEIEFITRLWQLRYVHELPELKRGDVFGALDILMENGLVDPPKCAALYDAYGQLRRILNRIRMMHGGHETDLPADPESRRELAARLGIVTPDLAAYVDEHKKRVHAIYNETLEHGPATA
- a CDS encoding glycerophosphodiester phosphodiesterase family protein; translation: MTVGFAVLGLFVNSVVSVNAAAGDRLNLPDGFLLVAHRGGVVTETTPENSFAALEEAIRRGYTHVEVDVQCTADGYPVCLHDRSLKRAAGVDGLIDKLTLAEVRDRAPEERVPGFDAYCQRCAGRIGLMVDIKMCPESLRGVFAERLRGSLERHGLSGNTLFIGRSELRPYLEGGGLMNWRGGAAALALAQDIGRNFFVFRHAPDLDRERVRAYQARGLQVIVSINTAHYRGRDPLASGARDAAAMLALGVDGLQIDSEYEPAVKAFFKDRPAVTDDRHPAALADARRDE